TCACTGTCATGCATAGAAATGTAGTCACCAAAAGGACAGTCACagagaaaattcataaacataCAGACAGCGAATGAAACAGGATAGAGGCATTTCATAAAATAATAACTTTCAGACAATAATACCTATAATTAAACTTAGCTGGCTGCGTGAAAGCGCTCGAATGAGCCATCTTACTTTTCTTTAGTTCTAATAAACGACAGACTTCTACGTATTATATCTCTACTGAATTAAGACTTTAATCTCACATAACAGAATACTATAAACAGTAAGGGACCTCATAATATTGCTGGTAGATGTTGAGCAAGCCTGTTGGATTGCCCAATTCTAATATTAATGTTTTCATCCAGGACTGGATCCTGGAAATCTGACATACATGGCAATTTTTCAGGGAGACATCACTTTTTTCACTCGATTTTTCTCTTCCCCATCCTTAACGAAAACAACCCCCccccctttttgttttccttcctcCTGCCTATATACACCCTACATTCACCAAAAATATCCATCGACTGCTTCTTGGTCAGAGACAATTTCCATCCCCTCCTTTTCACTTGAGGGGACAAATTGACCAGCAGACAGCCAAGCAGAGAGGCAGGAGCTGCTGCCCAGTCTGAACCTAAATACTATGCATACATGACTACACACCTTTGAAGATGCAAAAGTGCTGGAGAAAGAGAAGCCACAATAACCCTACTTGTGCCACAGAAAAGTGACCAACTAGTACCTACTCCAACATCGAGCACTTGAAGAGTTGAATACTCTTGTCAAAACACTTGCAGCAATTCCCAAAGACTGACCAAGAGCAAGTGCCTCAGATACACCAAGCATGCTCACAGCCATTGCTAAGTTGTTGCAGATTTTTGCTGCCTAAGATTAAAGGACATTGGAGTATTACAAGAAGGGACAAGCTGGTGAGAGTAATTGCTGTTCACAAAAGTACACATCAAAAATTTTGTACTTCTATTGTCTCTTCAATATATGTCATCATGTCGAGGATGTGGGCTAAAACATCAAGGAATTCTGGAAATATACTCAGTTTAGTCAATGGGACAATATTGTCAAAATCTTCTGGTattgaataaagaaaaagccAGTGCATGTCATTAAGAGCCCAAGAAGATGCTTTGCTTTTGTCTTGTTCAATTAGATTTTAGGTGTCTTTCGTACACTAAGTATTTATCAACCTTTCAGTGTCAGCTATGTCTATGAATTAATTCAGAAGACAAGATGGACATTCTACTCTAATGCAAGATAAAACCTGATAAATGCACACCAAGTAGGACTAGGCACTAACCATATCAAGTGAAAGCAGGACTAAAGCAGCAACCAAGCAAAATTCTAGCTTCAGAGTATGACTAGTAATATGTATTGATACAACGGGTGACAACAAGCTTTAGATGTATAAGCAACAGTATTCAGCCCATAAGTGGCAACCTCTTTTTATGCGGCAAATCAAACAACCAATTCCAGCTTTAGCAGTGGCATAAAGAAAGCAGTGAACTTTCAAAATGGTTTGCagtgtttctcttcttttacaGTCACTGAACACTAATTGAGGCTCTTATCATCCATGAGCAGTGCATGAATTAACACTTTCCAGTAGACACACAGATTATGAGTCATTGAACCAATAACAATGGAACTCACCGAACCATTTCCTGCTCCACCACAATAAATTGTGCTTTTGCCCATGGAGAGGAGCAACGACTTTGCTGCAAGATAAGCTTCTTCTGATCCACCAACCTGCCAAATGCCATGTTAAATAACTAATAGAGCATTCAAGAGAAGTGCATCAGTTATGGTGTTGAGGCAATCGCTTTTCCATAGGTCCATGGAAAATTCATTTACCTTCTTCCCAATCCCTGCTATTTCTATAAGCTGTATTGCTGCATTTAGTTTCATTGAGTCACTAAAATGCAATATCTAAGACGGCCACAGAAACCAAACTTTGCTTTTGGAATATTAACCAAAATCTCAGCTAGCCAATAGTGTCTCTATCAATAGGAATGTTTTCAACAATTATTCAAGTTATAAAGAAACCATGGCCAggacatttttttaaactttacaAAGGAGGCACGATTGCTTAGGGGCTTCAGTATCAACTAATCCATTTATTTCacagaaaaatatgattaccaGTAGAGATGATTATTTGATTCCTTCGTGGAGATTCTCAGcttttttttagtgaaattttgtcTCTCAGACGACACAAAAGATAATCTGGACATGACTGAGAATAAAGTAGGTGATCCAACAATTATAATGGTAATGAAGGTTCTATTTTCTGGAAATCAAAGAATGAGCAGCTATGGTTAAATATTTCCATCCTTTCATGTTTATCGAAATAGCGTTACATGCATGAAGCAGAAGAAACACCAAGAGTTACTCACAAAGTACTTTCAAAAGCAAGTCCATACTCCTGAGCTATTACAATCATATCAGAATCTATTGATTGTGGATATTGAGCATACCATGAACGTGAGTGAGCCAGCTTCAGCAGCAAGAACACCTCCAGAAACAGGTGCATCCAGCATCATCGGAACTCCACATCCATCTATTATTAAGAACACATAAGCTTGTGCGGCATATACATATAACACAAGAAACAAAGATGAGAAACAAAATTCATAGGGGGCAACTTCCAATTCTTCTGAGACCAAAGATGATGTGCAGAAGGCAATAAAAGAATGCGTATGACTTAAATACGTCTTCTGTGTCTTAATACAAGGTATGTAGTTACCCTTGCCCTGCATAAGTATTCCAAGTCTGAGATGCCATATCTACTAATTACAGCAATTAAAAAGGGTGTCCAAGTACACAAGGCTTCCCGCGCTGCGGGAATCTGGGGAGGGTTTGATCTACGCATTTCAATCCTCCAAAGATAATCCTGATGGAACATTACAAGCTCAAGTCTCATTttgacaaaagagaaaaagaaaaccttaaATTTCTCATGGTGGCGTTCCATCCAAAGTATTAAGTCCTAGTAAGAGCACCAGTAATTCCCAAATACATTCCATTAGATATCACTGGAAGAGCATGTGTTCTTGCACATGGGCATGGAGAAAGCAAGATAGTAGTGCAGCGTAAGCAATCATGCCTCCATAGCAATAATCATATATCCTGGTAAATCATAGTTTTTGGATGTTAAGTTGACGAAGACAATGGAGCAGTTTTCAGGACATAACGACTGCACGCTATTCAGGAAATAATCTTGATGGAACAACAGGTTATTAAGCATGACACTTACAAGCAATGATTTCATTTAAAGGATAAGTCCGCTGAGTTTACTTCCTGTTACCTTTCTTCCCTTTTAAAGTACAGTTAGACACAAGTGCTGAAATCTTTCTCGACGTTTGGGGATCAATAGTAGAAGAATCTATCAATAACCACGGTCTTAGGAGATTTCCACCATGAAGCAATCCATTCGGTCCAGTGTATACGTCAAATACCTACATTAATCAGACAGATAGATTATGCAATTATATCCTAACATGTCTTTCACCTAGGAAATTTCTATAAGAGAGGCTCCACAAACACAGTGATAAACAACTTGCAGGGATTTAAAAAATACATTTCTGAATCGTACCGGATGCTCCTAGCATACTTTTAAGATTGATATGGGAAATAAAAAACTCAATGCCTACCAAGAGTCCAAAGGAATTGAAGTGATGCTCAAACAGAAAAACAGGACCTCTTCATCAATACCATATGGTATAAGTTAGTGCCAATGATCTCCCACCGAATATAAGATCACATAAAGCCCACAGAAAGAATGGACCTCTGAGCATTAAGACATTTTATTTCTCACTGTTGAAACATTTACCCTCTTTCTGGTCAGTTCAACTCACAACTCCTAGTTCATATCAGCACTCAATCACGACAATACTTTCTATTTAAAATCTATAGGACCATCATAAAGATTAACTTCATTTTCAATATAACTGTGATGGCAGAAAGACTACTGCAAGAAAGGGACAAAATAAAAGACCAAATTTAGGACTCACATGGGAAGATGACGGCAACATTGTCATTATTATATCACTTTCTTCTGCAACTTCAAAAGGTGTTTTCTTTGTGGGGACTCCAATGCGAGCAAAGATCTTCATGGCATCACCATTTCTGAGAGGAATAAATTTTATTCAGTAACATAAATGGGCACTAAATGCTCCACAATAATTGTTCAAGAATGTTTCATTACATGTGAATACAAAATTGAAAACGGTGAGGCTACATGGAAAGTCAAAGGATAGTCTGGACACTCCTAATAAAGATAGGCTTCTGTCTGTGAGAACTCTCTCCTAACAGATGTGAATAAACCAAGACTCTGCTCCTGAACTGCTCATAGCACATTCATCTCCTTGTTGGTCTAGCCGATCATGTAAAATAGAAGCATAATGACATCATTTGAAGTATTATCATTTCAAGGAAATGCATCAACAGATTATTATGTTCCCAAAATCCAAAACATTACATATCATGCACAGCGATGTTGTATCCAGCTTTAACAAGATTCTTCACCATTCTGGATCCCATATTTCCCAAGCCTATGAAGCCAACATTCTGTAAATGTAAAAGCAAATTCAGCAGAGACAAAACAAGAGCTAAAAGCTGTAAAACCGTAACTGTCATATGAAATtaaccatggaaaaccccatcTACGAATTAGCTGGACATGGTAAATTAAAAGAGTAATATTTGAGATATTGCTGAAGCTAAAAATTGAGCAAACCATGATGCCGATGAATTAAGGTTCTTGACtcaacataaaaacaaaattccTAGAAATTCATGGGTCGACAGAGCATtctcaaaaaccaaaaagatgcTATGGCACCACATATGAACAATGTCTTGGATAGATGACtcaaaaaggatgaaaaatgaataacttaCATGCTTAATTATCCAACATGGAATTGAAAAAGTAAATCACCAAACATAATCGTTAGTGACTAAGAGAGCAAGAAGCAGGAATCCGTTTATTGACACTGAATCAAGTCCATCCTAACATTACAGATATCAGATGAGAGGGctagagagaaaataaataaataaataaaagagagagaatgatgaaGCATCACTTAATGCTCACACACAACAGCTGACATGCATAAACTAGATCAACATCTTCAGTTTTATATTGCCCGAAACAAAACATACGCTATCTAAGCTCAACTGGGAATTAGCAAAATCAACATCCAACTCTTCCCAGGAAGAAGCAAACAAGCGGGACTCCCAGTCTTTTTGCCAACTCAGACTTCTTGCAAGCACAAAGGGAAGTAATACCCATTCATTTTTACCCCTGAACATCACTCTGCACTGTGGACTGGCTACCACTTCACTTCACAGTTGATAAAGGTTTGATATTCTTCAAATAGACTATTATACCACCAACCATGGATTAGAATTCACAGCAAAAAGCAGAACCTAATTGAAAGATGAAGCCAGACAGAGAAAACGAGGCCAAGGAATTCATCACTCGCTCACATAAGCAAATCTTGTTGATATTCTAGAACCCAAAAGCACAAAGCCACCCTTTTTCTCAAACGCAAACAAACAACGTATCTCTTTAGTTCTGTGCATTATTGACGAGTCAAAATAGAGGTCGCAACATTGAAGCGGTTTGTACAACAGAAGGATGAGGAAGAAGCGAAAGAGCTCGCTTGCTTACTCCGAAGTTCGATGGCGCATCATCCGGTGAAGAAGAGAGACCGCGCGTCAGCAGCGACGGTCGAAGGAGCGAAGATGATCCGTTGAGTTCGCGCTTGGAAAGAGAGAGCAGAGCTCTTGCTCCTCGACTCGCCATGGCCTCCTTCAATCTCGCCTCCCAAGTCTGAAGCTGTGCTCTCTCAAGTTTCAGGCCGCGAGAGAGCAGCTTCTGCGTCCTGAAGTGGAGGATAGTACGAACCGGACGATTCCCCTTCGACGGTCAACGCGTGGTCAAGGTTTTGTCTTCTCTTGGCCACGTAGGATTTTCCTTATCCGTTTGTAATCCTTCtttgccacgtaggataatagTCACCATCCCGCGAGTTCAGTTGAAGGATGCTAAGTGCATCGTAATCGATTCACAAGATTACTTTATGAAGTGAAATTGAATAATCAAGACCAGAACCGTCGTTCAAAAATTACCAGATTGACATTTATTCTCTAATGTACTCCAATCGCCCCTCCTAATCCATGGTGAAAACTTAGAACAATAATTTGACAAGTTCGTAACTCCGTCGACATCATTTAGTCCAACCTGATTAACAATAACCGTTCCCACTCCCAATCGGAGTCGGTGACTCGGTTTTAGCATGCCGATGTCTGTCTAGATCGGACTTCATACTAGTGATGGTCAAAAGCTCAATCTAACTTCCTGCATTTCATCCAAAAAGCTCGGACACCATCTACAATAATTTGACTAGTTCATAACTCCGTCGATATCATTTGGTCCGACCTGATTAACAATAACCGTTCTCATTTCCATCAGAGTCGGTGACTCGTACCAACATACCGATGTCTAGATTGGGTTTATACATACTAGGTATAATCAAAAGCTCAATCAACTTCCTGCATTTCATCCGAAAAGCTCAGGCACCATCTCTATTTTCTGGACACGCACTTTACCCGCTGTAAATTCATGTCAACATGCGCGAAACATCGAGACCAACCGACTCTTTACTTGGAAAGATAGGAGACAACCTTCAAATGCAGGAAGAAAACACTTGGCCAGTGACAATGACGAAGAGACACGTGATCAAATAACATGGAAAACGCATTTGGCATGCTCTAAGTTTCACTGAATTTTCTTTCCACCACAACCACCTAAGAAAGCCACTGGATCCCAAAAATCATGGAACTTCCGAACGGGAATCGAATGAGATATTAATTCCcaccagaaaaggaaaaggaaaaaaaaaaaaaaggactgttCCGACAGTCAACTCCGATTGTCTATATAGAGGAAAGATCTTCATATATCGTCTTGATACCTGGTCGCTCTGAGACAGACCGTATGCATCTCAGCGCGATCCCAAGGACCTCCTTCATTCCCTTCTCGAATGCTGGGTTGCCCATTTCAGGGAGCAATGCTGAATCGAAGCATTCCGTGCCACGACCCTCGGCAACCCTCAACCGCACCCAGTCAGTCAAGTCGACACCACCCCCTTCGCCAGAAATCACATCTCCAGCACATCGCCCGGTCAACAATTCAAGCAAGATCACACCAAAGGCATAGACATCTGATTTGAAGGAGGGTAGAGGCTTTTTGGAAGCAGCCAGCTCCGGAGCACGGTATCCCAAGACACCTGCATCAAGAATCTGTTCAATGGTACCGGCCTGGGTCATCAGACGGTGAAGGCAATAATCGGACACCCGAGCATTGAGGTCGGGCCCATCTAGCAGAACATTTGTTGCTTTGAGATTTCCATGTGGAACGGCACGATCAAAGTGGAGATAGTTCAGGCCACGTGCAATATCTACTGCTATTTTGAGCCTCTGAGCCCACGATAGAGGTGGACCTTTTCTTCCTGGCCGATCTGACAAAAAGGATCATATAAATGAAAAGTCACTTTACAGCGGATGCATCCACATATCTCAAAAGTTATGAGAAAATGGTTGCATTCAGACTAGTACTATAAACACTAACTTGAAACTACATTATTGGAGGACTGGAACAGTTGATACAACAGCATCATGACCAAGCAACAGGAGTAGTCCATGTACCATACATGATATGAGGAAGTGTTTCGTCAACCTCAagtaccaaaataaaaatatgaaagcACCATTAGTTTTTGGGATTAGTCAGAAATGAGTTGGTCAATTATTTTAAGGCATAACTAGTCTTATACGGCGGACTAAGCCAAGGTTTTtccaaacaagaaagaaagatcagACATTCACCAACTGGGCAATGGCTTATGAAGCGGACATGAGCCCACTTAGTTTCATATCCCATGAATCATTCTTTAGTGTCTGAAACTATACTTCTCTTGGGCATAGAGCTTGTCCCTCCACATCTCTGGATCTTCTTGAGAACAGATTTAAATGTTTACCGTGAGTCAACATAACAGACTACATGTCTCCATTTTGGTACTTGATTTGTTCAAAACACATTAATGGTCTGTGATCATATGAAATAGTTACCAAAATGTCAATTGATCAAGGTAACTACTCAGATCAGATAGGACACGAACAGTCACAATAACAAAAAGAAGGATAAAATATCATTGATAAAGATAGGTTGGAGTCCATAAATTCTCGTATCTAACATTGCTGCATAATGACTTAGGGTGAATGCTTCAATGGTATGGTCATTCTTCTGATATGGCCCGAGACTGGATGCAATGGTAACTTTGCACTTACTCCAGTCCTCATATTCCAGTTTCACCCACAATGTTTCATATCGAAGGAATGCAGGCATTCCGAGCAATCTATCGAGAAAGTACTAAGACAAGCAACACTTCTCAGACGTTACTAATATTCATGTTGTTTGTTAAACATTATAATCCCTGCCATAAGTAGATTATCAAAGTGGCTAAAGTAAAAGTAATATCCTAGCCAAAAAAGCAATTGATCACACACACATATTGTGTTGTGTTTTGTGTGCGTGAGTGCGTggctctgtgtgtgtgtgtgtgtgtgtgtgtgtgtgtgagagagagagagagagagagagagagaggcatgatACCATAAAGAAAGCTTGCAAGGCTGCCAGGTGAGATGTAATCTGACAGAATGAGCTTCTCATGTTGAGTTGGGCCCCAGTAGTACCCTCTTAGACACACAACATTTGGATGACGGATATTTGCAAATTTCTTTGCCTCCTTGGCAAACTCCTTCCGCTGTTTAGCCACTCCTTCTCTCAGCCACTTTACAGTCAACAAAACACCATTATCCAACGTTGCCCTGTAAGATGTCCCATGACTGCTTCTTCCTAGAACTTCTGCAGGAGCTCTCGAAAGCTCCTCAGGTGTAAGAGTGATTGAATCATCAAGAAAATGCAATTCACCAACCAATCGGTCAGGTGACCTCACATCCAGCCTGGCAAGGTGTTCAGCAGTGAATGAATCGCCAGATTCAGGTGACCAGGACAACTGGCTTTTTTTAGATGGCGAGAAGCCAGTTGTTGCTGCTATTTTCTCATCAGGACTAATTACCTCAGCAGAAGATGATCCTTTACGTGATGCCAGGAGATCTTCTGCTGACACAACCAAAGCACCACCACTGCCTGCTCCCCCAGTAGCAGAAGGATTTGGAGTAGCTCGTCTGCGAACCTCTTTATGACTAACATGTTCTGTTTTGCGGCTCTTTGATCTACGGACATAACAGATGAAGATGACaagcagaagaagaataaaGACGATCAGTACACAAGCAACAACCAATGCCACTTTGTAAATAGTTTTAACCGTCTTCTTAGAACTTCCAGCTGCCGAGCTGCCTGATCCAGAGCTATTTGGAAGTTGTAAACCAGCGTTCCCAGGAAAAAAGGAAGACCTTGGGAACTTCCTCAGATTTTCTGGGACCACTCCAGAAAGATCATTGTATGAGGCATTGAAACTCTGGAGTCCGACGGACAAATTGCCAGGAATGTCACCCGCAAAATTATTCTGGCATATATCTAATGAAGTCAGTAAACTCATGTCAGCCATCGAAGTTGGAAGAGAACCAGATAAATTATTCGATGCAAGACTGAGCACTTGAAGTCCAACCAATGATTCAACTTTTTTGGGGAAATATCCACTCAATCGATTATGGGAAAGATCAAGCACCTTTAGACTAGGTTCAGCTGAGGATGGAGGCAACAGCGAGATATTACCAGTCAAAAGGTTATTTCCAAGGTAGAGTTCTTGCAAAGTGGATAAAGTCAGAAGATCAGGTAAAAGAGGTCCATCTAACTGATTTGAACTGATATCAACAACCCTAAGTTTTGGATACTGCGTCAGGACTTTTGGAATGTCACTGCTAAGAGAATTATGCGAGAGATTAAGATAATTCAGACGCAAAAACTGAGGAGTAACCTCAGGGATGGCCCCCGACAAACGATTACGGCTCAGATCAAGAAATTCAATGTTACCCCACTTAACCATTCTAGTCAAGTTTCCCTCAAATTGGTTATTTGACAGATCCATGACAACACAACTCCCACTTAGCAGCGGAAGTTCTCCGGTGAGACCATTCGAGGAGAGATTAAGAACACTCAAGGTGGTCGATGTGATCATATTAATTGTCCCTGAAATGAAAAGCCAGATAAGAGGGTTACAGAAGAACAATATAAGCAAACTATGAAGAGAACACTGGTCTAAATTACCCCCTATcgaaaaagcaagaaaatctgCAAGGAGCATACCTGAGAGATTGTTGCCACTCAAATCCAACTCAGTCAAAACCAAGGAGTCTCCTTTCAATAATCCACTAGGAACAAAACCTGAAAATCTGTTGTTGCTAAGCTTGAGAACCTCTAGATCATAGACAAAATTAAACTCAGGTAGTTCCCCAGACAGTTGATTGTAACTCAGATCCAACACTTTCAAATTCTCAAACACTTGCATCTGTCCTCCACTTACCAATGATCCCGTGAGCTGATTGTGGCTAAGATTTAAATGCTTGATACTCTCAGAAATGGCAGGTAAAAATTTCTGCTGCTGTGAACTAGAACTGACCAGCGAATTTCCACTAAAATCAACGTAGGTGGCATTTGATAGGAACAAAAATTCGGAGTCCAAAGGACCATCCAACACATTCCCGTGCAAATCAAGCACCTCCAAGCCAGCTATCAGCTCAAATCCTTTGGGAATCTCCCGAGTAAACCCATTTACTGACAGATTAAGATACACAATATTATAGAGCTTAGTTAATGAAGGAGGCAATGGCCCAGAAAATGAGTTGCCGCTCAAATCCAGAGATTGGATTGATGCAAGTCCTGAAATAGAATCAGGGATCGGGCCAGAGAAGTTGTTCCCTGCCAACGAGAGATTCCTCAAGCTCGCCAGTTTCCCAATGCCAGGCAGTAAGGACGATGAGAACAGATTGTGCGATAAATCCAGGTACTCAAGGCTCTTGAAGTCGCCtatattatttggaattttgcCTGCTATGGAGTTTTTTGCCATGGAAAGTTTAACAAGCATCGTTAGGTTGGCAAAAACACTCAAGTCAGCATCAGCAGACATGTTCAAATTATCAAGGACGACTCCTGCAACGTTG
The sequence above is drawn from the Rhodamnia argentea isolate NSW1041297 chromosome 9, ASM2092103v1, whole genome shotgun sequence genome and encodes:
- the LOC115756681 gene encoding probable 3-hydroxyisobutyrate dehydrogenase, mitochondrial, which produces MASRGARALLSLSKRELNGSSSLLRPSLLTRGLSSSPDDAPSNFGNVGFIGLGNMGSRMVKNLVKAGYNIAVHDINGDAMKIFARIGVPTKKTPFEVAEESDIIMTMLPSSSHVFDVYTGPNGLLHGGNLLRPWLLIDSSTIDPQTSRKISALVSNCTLKGKKDGCGVPMMLDAPVSGGVLAAEAGSLTFMVGGSEEAYLAAKSLLLSMGKSTIYCGGAGNGSAAKICNNLAMAVSMLGVSEALALGQSLGIAASVLTRVFNSSSARCWSSDTYNPVPGVMEGVPSSRNYEGGFATKLMAKDLNLAASSADEVGVNCPLTFQAQEIYSGLCKDGHESKDFSCVFRHYYSGINEHKGS
- the LOC115756658 gene encoding LRR receptor-like serine/threonine-protein kinase GHR1 — translated: MMYLKLAVVSLLLISAAAQLPSQDILSLLEFKKGIRRDPTGYVLNSWNEESIDFNGCPSSWNGIVCNGGNVAGVVLDNLNMSADADLSVFANLTMLVKLSMAKNSIAGKIPNNIGDFKSLEYLDLSHNLFSSSLLPGIGKLASLRNLSLAGNNFSGPIPDSISGLASIQSLDLSGNSFSGPLPPSLTKLYNIVYLNLSVNGFTREIPKGFELIAGLEVLDLHGNVLDGPLDSEFLFLSNATYVDFSGNSLVSSSSQQQKFLPAISESIKHLNLSHNQLTGSLVSGGQMQVFENLKVLDLSYNQLSGELPEFNFVYDLEVLKLSNNRFSGFVPSGLLKGDSLVLTELDLSGNNLSGTINMITSTTLSVLNLSSNGLTGELPLLSGSCVVMDLSNNQFEGNLTRMVKWGNIEFLDLSRNRLSGAIPEVTPQFLRLNYLNLSHNSLSSDIPKVLTQYPKLRVVDISSNQLDGPLLPDLLTLSTLQELYLGNNLLTGNISLLPPSSAEPSLKVLDLSHNRLSGYFPKKVESLVGLQVLSLASNNLSGSLPTSMADMSLLTSLDICQNNFAGDIPGNLSVGLQSFNASYNDLSGVVPENLRKFPRSSFFPGNAGLQLPNSSGSGSSAAGSSKKTVKTIYKVALVVACVLIVFILLLLVIFICYVRRSKSRKTEHVSHKEVRRRATPNPSATGGAGSGGALVVSAEDLLASRKGSSSAEVISPDEKIAATTGFSPSKKSQLSWSPESGDSFTAEHLARLDVRSPDRLVGELHFLDDSITLTPEELSRAPAEVLGRSSHGTSYRATLDNGVLLTVKWLREGVAKQRKEFAKEAKKFANIRHPNVVCLRGYYWGPTQHEKLILSDYISPGSLASFLYDRPGRKGPPLSWAQRLKIAVDIARGLNYLHFDRAVPHGNLKATNVLLDGPDLNARVSDYCLHRLMTQAGTIEQILDAGVLGYRAPELAASKKPLPSFKSDVYAFGVILLELLTGRCAGDVISGEGGGVDLTDWVRLRVAEGRGTECFDSALLPEMGNPAFEKGMKEVLGIALRCIRSVSERPGIKTIYEDLSSI